A region from the Achromobacter seleniivolatilans genome encodes:
- the sucC gene encoding ADP-forming succinate--CoA ligase subunit beta gives MKIHEYQGKELLKQFGVPVPRGIPALSVDEAVAAAEKLGGPVWVVKAQIHAGGRGKGGGVKLARSLDDVRKLASEILGMQLITHQTGPEGQKVRRLYIEDGADIQKEYYVSLVTDRATQKVAFIASSEGGMDIEEVAHSTPEKIITEYIDPLTGLSVEQATKIANAIGLPADSTAQAVDVFQKLYKCYMDTDASLVEINPLNRDGKGNIIALDAKFNFDPNALFRHPELVAYRDLDEEDPAEIEASKFDLAYIQLDGNIGCLVNGAGLAMATMDTIKLFGGEPANFLDVGGGATAEKVTEAFKIMLANKSVKAILVNIFGGIMRCDVIAEGVIAACKAVNLNVPLVVRMKGTNEELGKKMLADSGLPIISADTMAEAATRVVAAVK, from the coding sequence ATGAAAATCCACGAGTATCAAGGTAAGGAACTGCTGAAGCAATTTGGCGTCCCCGTGCCGCGCGGGATCCCCGCACTTTCCGTCGACGAAGCCGTGGCTGCCGCTGAAAAGCTGGGTGGACCGGTTTGGGTCGTCAAGGCACAAATCCACGCGGGCGGCCGCGGCAAGGGCGGCGGCGTCAAGCTGGCGCGCTCGCTGGACGACGTCCGCAAGCTGGCCTCGGAAATCCTGGGCATGCAGCTGATCACGCACCAGACCGGCCCGGAAGGCCAGAAGGTTCGCCGCCTGTACATCGAAGACGGCGCCGACATCCAGAAGGAATACTACGTGTCGCTGGTCACTGACCGCGCTACGCAGAAGGTTGCCTTCATCGCTTCCAGCGAAGGCGGCATGGACATCGAGGAAGTGGCTCACTCCACCCCCGAAAAGATCATCACCGAATACATCGACCCGCTGACCGGCCTGTCCGTTGAGCAAGCCACCAAGATCGCCAACGCGATCGGCCTGCCCGCCGACTCGACCGCCCAAGCCGTGGACGTGTTCCAGAAGCTCTACAAGTGCTACATGGACACCGATGCTTCGCTGGTCGAAATCAACCCGCTGAACCGCGATGGCAAGGGCAACATCATCGCCCTGGACGCCAAGTTCAACTTTGATCCGAATGCCCTGTTCCGCCACCCGGAACTGGTCGCCTACCGCGATCTGGACGAAGAAGATCCGGCTGAAATCGAAGCCAGCAAGTTCGACCTGGCCTACATCCAGCTCGACGGCAACATCGGCTGCCTGGTGAACGGCGCTGGTCTGGCCATGGCCACGATGGACACCATCAAGCTGTTCGGCGGCGAGCCGGCCAACTTCCTGGACGTCGGCGGCGGCGCCACGGCTGAGAAGGTCACGGAAGCCTTCAAGATCATGCTCGCCAACAAGAGCGTGAAGGCCATTCTGGTCAACATCTTCGGCGGCATCATGCGCTGCGACGTCATCGCCGAAGGCGTGATCGCTGCTTGCAAGGCCGTCAACCTGAACGTGCCGCTGGTCGTCCGCATGAAGGGCACCAACGAAGAACTCGGCAAGAAGATGCTGGCTGACTCCGGTCTGCCGATCATTAGTGCCGACACGATGGCCGAAGCGGCCACCCGCGTCGTAGCCGCCGTCAAGTAA
- a CDS encoding DUF2889 domain-containing protein, whose translation MPLPPPEYPRQPLHTRSIRVQSYARDDGHWDLEAELIDAKAYDFPKSDGKMFKAGQPIHHMHLRITIDENFLIVAAQAVYDAAPYGGHCMAIEPAYTDLIGMNLLKGFRRQVKERFGHVDGCTHMTELSQVLPTAAVQTMANRRRQETNPNRRPFQLDGCHALSTDGPVVAEHYPKWYTGGSTEASADSSSDSPSFSHTS comes from the coding sequence ATGCCCTTGCCCCCTCCCGAATATCCTCGCCAACCGCTGCACACACGTTCCATACGTGTGCAGTCGTATGCGCGCGATGACGGGCATTGGGATCTGGAAGCCGAGCTGATCGACGCCAAGGCGTACGATTTTCCCAAAAGCGACGGCAAGATGTTCAAGGCCGGGCAACCCATCCACCATATGCACTTGCGCATCACCATCGACGAGAATTTCTTGATCGTGGCGGCGCAGGCTGTCTATGACGCGGCCCCTTATGGCGGTCATTGCATGGCAATCGAGCCGGCTTACACTGATTTGATCGGCATGAACCTGCTCAAGGGTTTTCGCCGCCAAGTCAAGGAGCGGTTCGGGCATGTGGACGGCTGTACGCACATGACCGAGCTGTCGCAGGTGCTTCCCACCGCGGCGGTCCAGACCATGGCCAACCGCCGGCGGCAGGAAACCAACCCGAACCGGCGTCCATTCCAATTGGATGGCTGTCATGCGCTGAGCACTGATGGCCCGGTGGTGGCTGAGCACTATCCCAAGTGGTACACCGGGGGTAGCACTGAGGCATCGGCCGATTCGTCCTCCGATTCACCTTCTTTTTCTCATACGTCCTGA
- a CDS encoding Pls/PosA family non-ribosomal peptide synthetase: MILQGPYRSDLLLAETLPDILEATIQRFPAAAAIQWLDQTLNYETLGQRADLAAHHLIEAGVRPGHIVGLCLPRGADLLVMQAAIAKAGAAWLPFESDTPPDRMLVCLQDAGANGLIAGADVSLEGMTTWTTWALSEPADGALRKREGLMPEHPAYVIYTSGSTGKPKGVPISQASICHFLRSENEVLGVRHGDKVYQGFSVAFDMSFEEIWISYLVGATLWVAPKMLTTDPEGLPDALVREGVTVLHAVPTLLALFARDVPGLRIVNLGGEVCPDFLVPRWATPGRRLFNTYGPTETTVSASLAELLPGQPVTIGTPLPNYGMLIRGEDGAVLPQGQVGELCITGPGVAGGYLGRAELTAEKFLANPRPSGDHDTRMYRSGDLARIDEHGQIQCLGRSDDQVKVRGFRVELGEIEAALYRQAGVGAAAVVLRDLAGIEQLVAFLKPEGECRLDPHALRVALGAELPAYMIPARFELVADVPRLTSGKIDRKTLKARELETVSEPSGEDDEPVTAGEVALFEALRPLFPGQPLRLASDFFRDLGGHSLLAARLVSSLRKHPHFSALTMHELYQHPGLGSLAARLDALAQADVAAAASAAARPGQERDATAVPAAAPEWRRWTCGLAQLTALPLLIGVRMLIWLTPFFTYHYWTGDEGDSVWRAVALSIASYLACNLLSFGVAVACKWGILGRLKPGRYPLYGWLFYRWWLVDRVMDIPPAHLLAGSPLQVWYLRALGARIGRDAAISRISVRAPDLLSVGDGVSIGAAVNLENFAVRGGIWEVAPITLANDAYVASYAVLQGDVALGVGARLEGLSSLASGSRVPAGQIWTGAPARHDPQARTPELPPRPVREGVWSRLDVLAYAAGGTLIAALFFMPVFPSFVLIDWIDARWLDLMSSRASWPYAFLCYLLLALPASALLLFLTVLVSAMLRWALLPRLSGGRWPVYGQIYLRRWLTNQIQESSLSVLHGLYASIYAGTWYRLLGAKVGRGTEISTAMGIVPDMLTLGRDSFIADGVMLGDEEIDRGWMTMRPTIIGNRSFVGNGAYVPDGSVLPDDVLIGVQSRAPANGRMASGQTWLGNPPLALPAREQTAGFAAHLTFRPSLGRKIARGAVEGMRMILPLAVVIAVGYLTVMKVIPIAAAEGFLAAFDELMLAGVLYGIGTFLFLVLLKWVLIGRYKPRAEPMWTPFVWKSEAVTSLYESIAVPNFFNFLRATPWLPLAMRCMGAKIGKRVFMDTTDLTEYDCVSVGDDAVLHAWSGPQTHLFEDRVMKIGRVSIGRGVNVGPRTTILYDTHVEDHARLGPLTLVLKGETIPAGQAWMGSPATPWTE, encoded by the coding sequence ATGATTCTTCAAGGCCCTTATCGGTCCGATCTGCTTCTTGCGGAAACGTTGCCCGATATTCTGGAAGCCACGATCCAGCGGTTTCCCGCCGCCGCCGCCATTCAATGGCTGGATCAAACTCTGAACTACGAGACACTGGGTCAGCGCGCTGATCTGGCGGCGCATCATCTGATCGAAGCCGGTGTGCGGCCTGGCCATATTGTGGGTCTGTGCCTGCCGCGTGGCGCGGACCTGCTGGTGATGCAGGCGGCCATCGCCAAAGCGGGCGCCGCCTGGCTTCCATTTGAATCCGACACGCCACCCGACCGTATGTTGGTCTGTCTGCAAGACGCGGGCGCCAATGGGCTGATCGCGGGTGCGGATGTGAGTCTGGAAGGCATGACAACGTGGACCACCTGGGCCTTGTCCGAGCCTGCGGACGGGGCGTTGCGCAAGCGGGAAGGGCTGATGCCCGAGCATCCCGCCTACGTGATCTACACGTCCGGCTCCACCGGCAAGCCCAAGGGCGTGCCGATCAGCCAGGCCAGCATCTGTCATTTCTTGCGCAGTGAAAACGAGGTGCTGGGCGTCCGCCATGGAGACAAGGTCTACCAGGGATTCTCGGTCGCCTTCGACATGTCGTTCGAAGAAATCTGGATCAGCTACCTGGTCGGCGCGACCTTGTGGGTCGCGCCCAAGATGTTGACGACCGACCCGGAAGGACTGCCAGATGCTCTCGTGCGCGAAGGCGTCACGGTGCTGCATGCCGTGCCGACGTTGCTGGCTTTGTTTGCTCGTGATGTACCCGGCTTGCGCATCGTGAATCTGGGTGGCGAGGTGTGTCCGGACTTCCTGGTGCCGCGCTGGGCCACGCCCGGCAGGCGCTTGTTCAATACTTATGGCCCGACCGAAACCACCGTGTCCGCCAGTTTGGCAGAGCTTCTGCCCGGGCAGCCGGTAACGATCGGCACGCCCTTGCCGAACTACGGCATGCTGATCCGCGGCGAAGATGGCGCGGTGCTGCCGCAGGGGCAGGTGGGCGAACTGTGCATTACCGGGCCGGGTGTGGCGGGCGGGTATCTGGGCCGCGCCGAACTGACGGCCGAGAAATTTCTGGCCAATCCCCGGCCCAGCGGCGACCACGATACCCGGATGTACCGCAGCGGCGATCTGGCGCGCATCGATGAGCATGGGCAGATTCAGTGTCTGGGCCGCAGCGACGATCAGGTCAAAGTTCGAGGCTTTCGGGTTGAGCTGGGTGAAATCGAGGCGGCGCTATACCGGCAGGCTGGCGTGGGCGCTGCGGCCGTCGTGCTGCGTGACTTGGCTGGCATCGAACAATTGGTGGCCTTTCTGAAGCCGGAAGGCGAATGCAGATTGGACCCGCACGCTTTGCGCGTGGCGCTGGGCGCGGAATTGCCCGCCTACATGATTCCGGCGCGCTTTGAACTGGTGGCCGATGTGCCGAGACTGACGTCGGGCAAGATCGACCGCAAGACGCTCAAAGCGCGAGAACTTGAAACCGTCTCTGAACCTAGCGGTGAAGACGACGAGCCCGTGACGGCAGGAGAGGTGGCGCTGTTTGAAGCGCTGCGGCCACTGTTTCCCGGGCAACCGTTGCGGCTGGCCAGCGATTTCTTTCGTGATCTTGGCGGCCATTCCCTGTTGGCCGCGCGCCTGGTGTCGTCTCTGCGGAAACATCCGCATTTCTCGGCGCTGACGATGCATGAGCTTTATCAGCATCCCGGGTTGGGTTCGCTCGCGGCGCGGCTGGACGCGCTGGCGCAGGCAGATGTTGCAGCGGCCGCCAGCGCGGCTGCGCGGCCAGGCCAAGAACGGGACGCAACGGCAGTCCCGGCGGCGGCGCCCGAATGGCGCCGCTGGACTTGCGGTCTGGCCCAATTGACCGCGCTGCCGCTGTTGATCGGCGTGCGCATGTTGATCTGGCTGACGCCATTCTTTACCTATCACTACTGGACGGGTGACGAAGGCGATTCGGTCTGGCGCGCCGTGGCCTTGTCCATTGCCAGCTATCTGGCCTGCAATTTGTTGAGCTTCGGCGTGGCGGTGGCCTGTAAGTGGGGCATTCTGGGGCGGCTGAAACCCGGCCGCTATCCGCTTTACGGCTGGTTGTTTTACCGCTGGTGGCTGGTGGACCGCGTGATGGATATTCCGCCTGCTCACTTGCTTGCCGGATCACCGTTGCAAGTCTGGTATCTGCGCGCTCTGGGTGCGCGCATTGGCCGCGATGCCGCCATCAGCCGCATATCGGTGCGTGCGCCGGACCTGCTGTCGGTGGGCGACGGAGTGAGCATCGGCGCTGCGGTAAACCTGGAGAACTTCGCGGTGCGCGGCGGCATCTGGGAAGTGGCGCCCATCACGCTGGCCAACGATGCCTACGTCGCATCCTATGCAGTATTGCAGGGCGACGTGGCGTTGGGTGTAGGCGCCCGGCTCGAAGGCTTGTCGTCATTGGCCTCGGGCTCTCGTGTTCCGGCGGGGCAGATCTGGACTGGCGCGCCAGCGCGCCATGATCCCCAGGCGCGCACGCCTGAATTGCCGCCGCGCCCCGTACGCGAAGGCGTCTGGAGCCGGCTTGATGTGCTGGCGTACGCCGCCGGCGGCACGCTGATCGCCGCGCTCTTCTTCATGCCGGTGTTTCCCAGCTTTGTGCTGATCGACTGGATCGACGCGCGCTGGCTGGACTTGATGAGCTCGCGCGCGTCCTGGCCCTACGCCTTCCTGTGCTATCTGCTGCTGGCCTTGCCGGCCAGTGCCTTGCTGTTGTTTCTGACGGTGCTGGTTTCCGCCATGTTGCGCTGGGCGCTATTGCCCAGGCTGTCCGGCGGGCGCTGGCCCGTTTATGGACAAATCTATCTGCGTCGCTGGCTGACCAATCAAATCCAGGAATCCAGCTTGAGCGTGTTGCACGGCCTCTATGCGTCGATCTATGCCGGCACGTGGTATCGCTTATTGGGCGCAAAGGTGGGGCGCGGCACCGAGATCTCAACGGCCATGGGTATCGTGCCCGACATGCTGACGCTGGGCCGCGACAGCTTTATCGCCGATGGCGTCATGCTGGGCGACGAAGAAATAGACCGCGGTTGGATGACCATGCGCCCGACCATCATCGGCAACCGCAGTTTCGTGGGCAACGGAGCTTATGTGCCCGACGGGTCCGTGCTGCCGGACGATGTGCTGATCGGCGTGCAGAGCCGCGCGCCGGCCAACGGCCGTATGGCCAGCGGACAGACCTGGCTGGGCAATCCGCCGCTGGCGCTGCCAGCGCGCGAGCAAACGGCCGGCTTCGCGGCGCACCTGACTTTCCGCCCCAGCTTGGGCCGCAAGATTGCGCGTGGCGCGGTGGAAGGCATGCGCATGATTCTGCCGCTGGCGGTGGTGATTGCGGTGGGTTACCTGACCGTGATGAAAGTCATACCTATCGCGGCGGCCGAAGGTTTTCTGGCCGCCTTCGATGAACTGATGCTGGCAGGCGTGCTGTACGGCATCGGCACCTTCCTGTTCCTGGTCTTGCTGAAATGGGTGCTGATCGGCCGCTACAAGCCCCGCGCGGAACCGATGTGGACGCCTTTCGTCTGGAAGAGTGAAGCGGTGACGAGCCTGTACGAATCCATTGCGGTGCCCAATTTTTTCAATTTTCTGCGCGCAACACCCTGGCTGCCGCTGGCGATGCGCTGCATGGGCGCCAAGATTGGCAAGCGCGTCTTTATGGACACCACTGATTTGACCGAATACGACTGCGTTTCGGTGGGCGATGATGCCGTGCTGCATGCCTGGTCCGGCCCGCAAACCCATCTGTTCGAGGATCGAGTCATGAAAATCGGCCGGGTCAGTATCGGGCGCGGCGTCAACGTAGGACCGCGCACCACGATCTTGTACGACACCCATGTCGAGGACCATGCGCGGCTTGGGCCGCTGACCCTGGTGCTCAAGGGCGAGACGATTCCGGCCGGCCAGGCCTGGATGGGGAGTCCGGCCACACCGTGGACAGAATGA
- the metE gene encoding 5-methyltetrahydropteroyltriglutamate--homocysteine S-methyltransferase — protein sequence MTTIHNLGFPRIGAQRELKRAVEAYWAGKETAGSLQETGRQLRAKHWKLQAAAGLKFVPVGDFAWYDQILEWTTLLGAVPARFGQNDKEAVSLDTLFRMGRGRAPTGKPAAACEMTKWFDTNYHYIVPELAPNQTFRIARESLFEQIQEAQALGHAVKPVIPGPLTWLYQGKGDAFAGGAADAGKLQLLASLVPVYEEVLARFAKLGVEWVQIDEPILVLDLPQAWRDAYKQVYGTLSASPVKLLIATYFDGLKDNLSTVQALPVAGLHVDLVRAPEQLADVVAGLGAQQVLSAGVINGRNIWRTDLDAAIATLAPVKQQLGDRLWLAPSCSLLHVPVDLTNETELDAELKSWLSFAAQKLEELSLLGRALDNATEPSVQDGLIKQRAALAARRSSPRIHNPVVGQRMATAAAVSRDRAPFAGRIARQQEQLGLPAYPTTTIGSFPQTAEIRALRRDWKSGALTDSGYETAIRKEIEEVIRFQEKVGLDVLVHGEPERNDMVEYFGELLAGFAFTKNGWVQSYGSRCVKPPIIFGDVARPAPMTVGWSSFAQSLTDKPVKGMLTGPVTILQWSFVRDDQPREQTCRQLALALRDEVVDLETAGISVIQIDEPAIREGLPLRRADWKAYLDWAVDCFRLSTAGVRDETQIHTHMCYSEFNDIIESIAAMDADVITIETSRSNMDLLKAFEDFDYPNDIGPGVYDIHSPNVPEVDWMVGLMEKAAARLPKERLWVNPDCGLKTRAWPETEAALIGMVQAARALRKSA from the coding sequence ATGACTACTATTCATAATTTGGGGTTCCCCCGCATTGGTGCCCAGCGCGAATTGAAGCGCGCTGTTGAAGCGTATTGGGCAGGCAAGGAAACTGCCGGCTCGTTGCAAGAAACTGGCCGCCAACTGCGCGCCAAGCACTGGAAGCTGCAAGCTGCCGCGGGCCTGAAGTTCGTGCCCGTGGGCGACTTTGCCTGGTACGACCAGATTTTGGAATGGACCACGCTGCTGGGCGCCGTTCCCGCGCGCTTCGGCCAGAACGACAAAGAAGCGGTCTCGCTGGACACGCTGTTCCGTATGGGCCGTGGCCGCGCGCCGACCGGCAAGCCGGCCGCTGCTTGCGAAATGACCAAGTGGTTCGACACGAACTATCACTACATCGTGCCGGAACTCGCGCCCAACCAGACTTTCCGCATTGCGCGTGAATCGCTGTTCGAGCAAATCCAGGAAGCGCAGGCGCTGGGCCACGCCGTCAAGCCTGTGATTCCGGGCCCGCTGACCTGGCTGTATCAAGGCAAGGGTGATGCCTTTGCTGGCGGCGCCGCCGATGCAGGCAAGCTGCAATTGCTGGCATCGCTCGTGCCCGTTTACGAAGAAGTGCTGGCTCGCTTTGCCAAGCTGGGCGTGGAATGGGTGCAGATCGATGAACCGATTCTGGTGCTGGATCTGCCGCAAGCCTGGCGCGATGCCTATAAGCAGGTCTACGGCACGCTGTCCGCCAGCCCCGTCAAGCTGCTGATCGCCACTTACTTTGATGGCCTGAAGGACAATCTGTCCACCGTTCAAGCGCTGCCCGTTGCCGGTTTGCACGTGGATCTGGTCCGCGCGCCGGAACAATTGGCTGATGTCGTGGCCGGTCTGGGCGCCCAGCAAGTGTTGTCCGCTGGCGTTATCAACGGCCGCAATATCTGGCGTACCGATCTGGACGCCGCCATTGCCACATTGGCTCCGGTCAAGCAGCAATTGGGTGACCGCCTGTGGCTGGCCCCTTCGTGCTCGCTGTTGCACGTGCCGGTGGATCTGACCAACGAAACCGAACTGGACGCTGAACTCAAGAGCTGGCTGTCGTTTGCCGCGCAAAAGCTGGAAGAACTCAGCCTGCTGGGCCGTGCGCTGGATAACGCAACGGAACCCTCGGTGCAGGACGGACTGATCAAGCAGCGCGCCGCTCTAGCCGCGCGCCGTTCGTCGCCGCGTATTCACAACCCGGTGGTGGGTCAGCGTATGGCGACTGCCGCCGCTGTGTCGCGTGACCGTGCGCCGTTCGCCGGCCGTATCGCACGCCAGCAAGAACAACTGGGCCTGCCCGCCTACCCGACGACCACGATCGGTTCGTTCCCGCAGACCGCCGAAATTCGCGCACTGCGCCGCGATTGGAAGTCAGGCGCGCTGACGGATTCGGGCTACGAGACCGCCATCCGCAAGGAAATCGAAGAAGTCATCCGCTTCCAGGAAAAGGTGGGTCTGGACGTGCTGGTGCACGGCGAACCCGAGCGCAATGACATGGTGGAATACTTTGGCGAACTGCTGGCCGGTTTTGCCTTCACCAAGAACGGCTGGGTGCAAAGCTACGGTTCGCGTTGCGTCAAGCCGCCGATCATCTTTGGTGACGTGGCCCGTCCCGCGCCGATGACCGTGGGCTGGTCGTCGTTTGCTCAATCGCTGACCGACAAGCCGGTCAAGGGCATGCTGACTGGTCCGGTCACCATCCTGCAATGGTCGTTCGTGCGTGACGATCAGCCGCGTGAACAGACCTGCCGCCAACTGGCGCTGGCCCTGCGCGACGAAGTGGTGGATCTGGAAACCGCCGGCATCAGCGTGATTCAGATTGACGAGCCGGCGATTCGCGAAGGCTTGCCGCTGCGCCGCGCCGACTGGAAGGCGTACTTGGACTGGGCCGTGGACTGCTTCCGTCTGTCGACCGCCGGTGTGCGTGATGAAACCCAGATTCACACTCACATGTGCTATTCGGAGTTCAACGACATCATCGAATCGATCGCCGCCATGGATGCGGACGTGATCACGATCGAAACGTCGCGCTCCAACATGGATCTGCTCAAGGCGTTTGAAGACTTCGACTACCCGAACGACATCGGCCCCGGTGTGTACGACATTCACTCGCCCAACGTGCCCGAAGTGGACTGGATGGTCGGCCTGATGGAAAAGGCGGCAGCTCGTCTGCCCAAGGAGCGCCTCTGGGTGAACCCGGATTGCGGTCTGAAGACGCGTGCCTGGCCGGAAACTGAGGCCGCGCTGATCGGGATGGTGCAAGCTGCCCGCGCCCTGCGCAAATCGGCTTAA
- a CDS encoding LysR family transcriptional regulator yields MLEIRHLETLTAIREGGSLQEAAERLHLTQSALSHQLRDLETRLGTPLLNRRTRPARLTTAGLRVLALADEVLPRIRATERELQRLAAGRTGRLHLAIDCHSCFQWLMPALDAFRVQWPDVALDLSAAFSFAPLPALVRGDLDLVITSDPQPLEAVEYLPLFKYELVLAVSESNPLASCKFIMPDQLADQTLITYPVDKQRLDIFTAFLDPADVEPAAIRKAELTPIIAQLVASNRGVAALPNWALTEYMNQGWLRLCRLGPQGVWRTLYATVRSEDTDTSYIDEFLTITRDVCFKTLSGIKSAK; encoded by the coding sequence ATGTTAGAAATCCGCCATCTTGAAACGCTGACCGCCATCCGCGAGGGCGGCAGCCTGCAAGAAGCCGCAGAACGCCTGCACCTGACCCAGTCTGCCCTGTCGCACCAATTGCGCGATCTGGAAACCCGGCTGGGCACGCCACTGCTCAATCGGCGCACCCGGCCAGCGCGGCTGACAACCGCCGGCTTGCGCGTGCTGGCGCTGGCCGACGAAGTGCTGCCCCGCATCCGGGCCACCGAACGCGAATTGCAGCGCCTGGCGGCTGGCCGTACGGGCAGGCTGCATCTGGCCATTGACTGCCACTCCTGCTTCCAGTGGCTGATGCCGGCCTTGGATGCCTTCCGGGTCCAATGGCCAGACGTGGCGCTGGATTTGTCAGCGGCTTTCTCGTTCGCCCCTCTGCCAGCCTTGGTGCGCGGCGATCTGGACCTGGTCATCACGTCTGACCCGCAACCGCTGGAAGCGGTCGAGTATTTGCCGTTGTTCAAGTACGAGTTGGTGTTGGCCGTGTCGGAATCGAACCCGCTGGCCAGCTGCAAATTCATCATGCCGGACCAGTTGGCCGATCAGACCCTGATCACCTATCCGGTAGACAAGCAGCGTCTGGACATCTTTACCGCCTTTCTTGACCCTGCCGACGTGGAACCGGCCGCCATTCGCAAAGCGGAACTCACACCCATCATTGCGCAGTTGGTTGCCAGCAACCGGGGCGTGGCGGCGTTGCCCAATTGGGCGCTGACCGAATATATGAATCAGGGCTGGTTGCGCTTATGCCGTTTGGGTCCGCAAGGGGTCTGGCGCACCTTGTACGCTACCGTGCGCAGCGAAGATACGGACACCTCGTATATCGACGAATTTCTGACCATTACGCGCGACGTGTGCTTCAAGACGTTGTCGGGTATCAAGTCGGCAAAGTGA
- the recX gene encoding recombination regulator RecX: MSWKSTPASADRLRAKLDDEFETVAKPQGLRRSSDARREQEAAASAGEPDQWQRSSEQRSAERERRAAAGEASSAEGGKQARKGPSLKMRAVGYLSRREHAREELSRKLAPYAEDAGEVEATLDALEKEGWLSTERFAQSLVHRRASRQGAARIVQELRQHGVDDTQVAEFREQLRATEYDRALEVWKKRFDAKPADRAAYAKQARFLASRGFAHDVIRRIVGDSDED, translated from the coding sequence ATGAGCTGGAAATCGACCCCCGCGTCAGCCGACCGTCTTCGCGCCAAGTTGGATGACGAATTTGAAACCGTCGCCAAGCCGCAAGGCTTGCGGCGGAGTTCGGATGCGCGCCGCGAACAAGAAGCCGCAGCGTCCGCAGGCGAACCTGATCAGTGGCAACGCAGTTCGGAGCAACGTAGCGCCGAACGCGAACGCCGAGCCGCCGCTGGCGAAGCGTCTTCCGCAGAGGGCGGCAAGCAAGCGCGTAAGGGCCCGTCGCTGAAAATGCGCGCCGTGGGTTATCTATCGCGGCGCGAACATGCGCGCGAAGAGTTGTCGCGTAAGCTCGCGCCCTATGCCGAAGACGCCGGCGAGGTCGAAGCCACGCTGGACGCGCTGGAAAAAGAAGGCTGGTTATCTACGGAGCGCTTTGCCCAAAGTCTGGTACACCGGCGCGCCTCGCGTCAGGGGGCAGCGCGCATTGTGCAAGAGCTGCGCCAACACGGTGTGGACGATACCCAGGTCGCCGAATTCCGCGAGCAACTTCGCGCCACGGAATATGACCGTGCGCTGGAAGTCTGGAAGAAGCGCTTTGACGCCAAGCCAGCTGATCGCGCGGCCTATGCCAAGCAGGCGCGTTTCCTGGCCAGCCGTGGTTTTGCGCATGATGTGATCCGCCGTATCGTGGGCGACAGTGATGAAGACTGA
- the recA gene encoding recombinase RecA, with the protein MDDKTTKAAASEKAKALAAALSQIEKQFGKGSIMRYGDNEVSHDIQVVSTGSLGLDIALGVGGLPRGRVVEVYGPESSGKTTLTLQVIAEMQKIGGTCAFVDAEHALDVQYASKLGVNLTDLLISQPDTGEQALEITDALVRSGSVDLIVIDSVAALVPKAEIEGEMGDSLPGLQARLMSQALRKLTATIKRTNCMVIFINQIRMKIGVMFGNPETTTGGNALKFYASVRLDIRRIGSIKKGDEVVGNETRVKVVKNKVAPPFKQAEFDIMYGTGISREGEIIDLGVAANVVDKAGAWYSYNGNRIGQGKDNVREYLKEHKEIAIEIENRVRENQGIVSRAAEFVPTVEDTAE; encoded by the coding sequence ATGGACGACAAAACCACCAAGGCCGCCGCATCGGAAAAGGCTAAGGCGCTTGCCGCCGCGCTTTCGCAGATCGAAAAGCAGTTCGGCAAGGGCTCGATCATGCGCTACGGCGACAACGAGGTCTCGCACGACATCCAGGTGGTTTCCACGGGCTCCCTGGGGCTGGATATCGCACTGGGCGTTGGCGGCCTGCCGCGCGGCCGTGTGGTCGAAGTCTACGGCCCGGAATCGTCGGGTAAGACCACGCTGACGCTGCAAGTCATTGCTGAAATGCAAAAAATTGGCGGCACCTGCGCTTTCGTCGACGCGGAACATGCGCTGGACGTGCAGTACGCCAGCAAGCTGGGCGTCAACCTGACCGACCTTCTGATCTCGCAGCCGGACACGGGCGAACAAGCGCTGGAAATCACTGACGCGCTCGTGCGTTCGGGTTCCGTCGACCTGATCGTCATCGACTCGGTCGCGGCCCTGGTCCCCAAGGCTGAAATCGAAGGTGAAATGGGCGATTCGCTGCCCGGTCTGCAGGCTCGCCTGATGAGCCAGGCGCTGCGCAAGCTGACCGCCACGATCAAGCGCACGAACTGCATGGTCATCTTCATCAACCAGATTCGCATGAAGATCGGTGTGATGTTCGGCAACCCCGAAACCACCACCGGCGGTAACGCGCTGAAGTTCTACGCCTCGGTGCGTCTGGACATCCGCCGCATCGGTTCCATCAAGAAGGGCGACGAGGTTGTCGGTAACGAAACTCGCGTCAAGGTCGTGAAGAACAAGGTCGCGCCTCCGTTCAAGCAGGCCGAGTTCGACATCATGTACGGCACTGGCATCTCGCGCGAAGGCGAAATCATTGATCTGGGCGTTGCCGCCAATGTGGTGGACAAGGCCGGCGCGTGGTACAGCTACAACGGCAACCGTATCGGCCAGGGCAAGGACAATGTCCGCGAATACCTGAAAGAGCACAAGGAAATCGCGATTGAAATCGAGAACCGCGTTCGCGAGAACCAGGGCATCGTCAGCCGCGCCGCAGAATTCGTGCCCACGGTGGAAGACACCGCCGAGTAA